Proteins co-encoded in one Campylobacter ornithocola genomic window:
- the bamA gene encoding outer membrane protein assembly factor BamA: protein MKKWFVFFALSSSLCATTIKDIKFEGLSQLSKESAIAISKLKIGQKASPANIDAAIKNLFDRNYFKDIVVEEKNGILIFKVVEKPSIGKIDIQGIASNDRKQIETLVGLKPGILYDENSAKEAAEKIKLFYQAKGFYDTVVEIKDEKLSNSSSLKLTFIVNRGENIIIEKVHLSGAKNLSYSDVEPAIANKQREALGWMWGFNDGKLKIFDLANDSSRISDVYLKEGYLDVSVSPAFLNTYTDTYQADLTYFINEGEVYKVKGIKIFNPIFSDEENEVLVNDLKLSIGKIVNIEKLREDIKTIETKTADLGYAFVQVIPDIQKDKENHEAMVIFKVIPNEKVYIRNVEISGNTKTVDRVIRRELYLTEGNLYNRTDLIDSRNALRRTAYFENVDIKEQRVDDTHIDLIVEVKEASTGAISGGIGYGTSDGVLLSASLSDANILGSGMKGSVSIDKGDDTLSGRVSLRNPRVNDSDYSLGGSLYSNRLEWDSYDERNYGFDISVGKSLGRYTSVDLTYNLEQSDIYYLSDRLIAQGYKLGKTYKSSIIPSIIFNNTDDYYLPRSGFIASTSLEYAGLGGDQQFISSITKFNYYQGLEDFIGWDLIYRYKASFYKVWDQGYLPINEKLYLGGIGTIRGFDRRSVSPKNEWGDETGGTVAFANSVELSFPIFDRIKLRGSVFFDYGTIGENSLTQIQRWSTGIGFEWLTPLGALNLVFAKPFNTNSKDDVSKFEFMLGARF from the coding sequence ATGAAAAAATGGTTTGTTTTCTTTGCACTCTCAAGTTCTTTATGTGCAACTACAATTAAAGATATAAAGTTTGAAGGCTTATCGCAACTTTCCAAAGAAAGCGCTATTGCGATTTCTAAATTAAAAATAGGACAAAAAGCTAGTCCTGCTAATATAGATGCGGCAATCAAAAATCTTTTTGATAGAAACTATTTTAAAGATATAGTCGTAGAAGAAAAAAATGGGATACTAATTTTTAAAGTAGTAGAAAAACCATCTATAGGAAAAATAGATATTCAAGGTATAGCAAGTAATGATAGAAAACAAATAGAAACCCTTGTCGGTTTAAAACCTGGAATTTTATATGATGAAAATTCAGCCAAAGAAGCTGCTGAAAAAATTAAGCTTTTTTATCAAGCTAAAGGTTTTTATGATACTGTTGTGGAAATCAAAGATGAAAAATTAAGCAACTCAAGTTCTCTAAAACTTACTTTTATTGTAAATCGTGGAGAAAATATTATCATAGAAAAAGTACATTTAAGCGGTGCAAAAAATTTAAGCTATTCAGATGTCGAGCCTGCAATAGCAAATAAACAAAGAGAAGCTCTAGGCTGGATGTGGGGTTTTAATGATGGCAAGCTTAAAATCTTTGATTTAGCAAATGATAGCTCAAGAATTTCAGATGTATATTTAAAAGAAGGTTACCTTGATGTGAGTGTTTCTCCTGCTTTTTTAAATACTTATACTGATACTTATCAAGCTGATTTAACTTATTTTATTAATGAGGGTGAAGTTTACAAAGTAAAGGGGATTAAAATTTTTAATCCTATTTTTAGTGATGAAGAAAACGAAGTCTTAGTGAATGATCTAAAATTAAGTATTGGAAAAATAGTTAACATAGAAAAACTAAGAGAAGATATTAAAACTATAGAAACCAAAACAGCAGATTTAGGTTATGCTTTTGTACAAGTTATACCTGATATACAAAAAGATAAGGAAAACCATGAAGCTATGGTTATTTTTAAAGTCATACCAAATGAAAAAGTATATATTAGAAATGTTGAAATTTCAGGTAACACCAAAACAGTTGATAGAGTTATTCGCAGAGAGCTTTATCTAACTGAAGGTAATCTTTATAATAGAACCGACTTAATAGATTCAAGAAATGCTCTAAGAAGAACTGCATACTTTGAAAATGTAGATATTAAAGAACAAAGAGTAGATGATACCCATATTGATTTAATAGTAGAAGTTAAAGAAGCTTCAACTGGAGCTATTTCTGGCGGTATTGGCTATGGGACTAGCGATGGGGTTTTACTAAGCGCCTCGTTATCTGATGCAAATATTCTAGGATCTGGTATGAAAGGAAGTGTAAGTATAGATAAAGGCGATGATACACTTTCAGGTAGAGTGTCTTTGAGAAATCCTAGAGTAAATGATAGTGATTATTCTCTTGGAGGGTCATTATATTCTAATCGTTTAGAATGGGATAGTTACGATGAGAGAAATTATGGTTTTGATATAAGCGTAGGAAAATCTTTAGGGAGATACACAAGTGTAGATTTAACCTATAATCTTGAGCAAAGTGATATTTATTATTTAAGTGATCGTTTAATTGCTCAAGGATATAAACTTGGTAAAACTTACAAAAGCTCTATCATCCCTTCAATTATATTTAATAATACAGATGATTATTATCTACCAAGGTCAGGCTTTATTGCTTCAACTTCACTTGAGTATGCAGGTTTAGGTGGAGATCAGCAATTTATAAGCTCTATTACTAAATTTAACTACTATCAAGGTCTAGAAGATTTTATAGGATGGGATTTAATTTATCGCTATAAAGCAAGTTTTTATAAAGTATGGGATCAAGGTTATTTGCCAATTAATGAAAAACTATATCTTGGTGGCATAGGAACTATTAGAGGTTTTGATAGAAGAAGTGTGAGCCCTAAAAATGAATGGGGTGATGAAACAGGTGGTACAGTAGCTTTTGCAAACTCTGTAGAATTAAGTTTTCCAATTTTTGATAGAATCAAACTTAGAGGAAGTGTATTTTTTGACTATGGCACTATAGGAGAGAATTCTTTAACTCAAATTCAAAGATGGAGCACTGGGATTGGTTTTGAATGGCTAACTCCACTAGGTGCTTTAAATCTAGTTTTTGCTAAACCATTTAACACCAACTCCAAAGATGATGTAAGCAAATTTGAGTTTATGTTAGGTGCAAGATTTTAA
- a CDS encoding prephenate dehydrogenase has product MKIGIVGLGLIGGSLGLSLRENKLIDLVCGYDINKEFEQIALERKLVDKIISFEELEKCDVIFLAIPVRAIVKILKKFQGLSKDCTIIELGSTKEEIIKNLPSYLQSQFIAAHPMAGTENSGPSAAVKDLYKNAVCVLCDVQNADHVHQKRAIEIFSDLGMKLVFMDSISHDHHASIISHLPHVISFSLANFVMKEENKKNIAHLGGPSFKDMCRIAKSNPQMWSGIFEQNKQNVLNSIDLFQKELQECKKMIEKCDINELEVWIKSANKLREIL; this is encoded by the coding sequence ATGAAAATAGGTATAGTTGGACTTGGCTTGATAGGTGGATCTTTGGGTCTTAGCTTAAGAGAAAATAAATTAATAGATTTAGTTTGCGGATATGATATAAATAAAGAATTTGAGCAAATTGCTTTAGAGAGAAAACTAGTAGATAAGATTATTTCATTTGAAGAATTGGAAAAGTGTGATGTGATTTTTTTAGCTATTCCTGTAAGAGCTATTGTAAAAATTTTAAAAAAATTTCAAGGTCTTTCTAAAGATTGCACTATCATTGAGCTTGGAAGTACCAAAGAAGAAATTATTAAAAATTTACCTTCCTATTTGCAAAGTCAATTTATTGCAGCTCATCCTATGGCAGGAACTGAAAACAGTGGCCCAAGTGCAGCTGTAAAAGATTTATATAAAAATGCAGTTTGTGTTTTATGTGATGTGCAAAATGCTGATCATGTTCATCAAAAAAGAGCTATAGAAATTTTTTCAGATTTAGGAATGAAACTTGTATTTATGGATAGTATTTCGCATGATCATCATGCTTCTATTATTTCACATTTACCGCATGTGATTAGCTTTTCTTTGGCAAATTTTGTGATGAAAGAAGAAAATAAAAAAAATATAGCCCATCTAGGTGGTCCTTCTTTTAAAGATATGTGTAGGATTGCCAAGTCAAACCCTCAAATGTGGAGTGGTATTTTTGAACAAAATAAGCAAAATGTATTAAATTCTATTGATTTGTTTCAAAAAGAATTACAAGAATGTAAAAAAATGATAGAAAAATGTGATATAAACGAGCTTGAAGTTTGGATTAAAAGTGCAAATAAGCTAAGAGAAATTTTGTAA
- a CDS encoding M23 family metallopeptidase, translating into MVFARKRSSKKWIFIIFLILLAFLVFILNTNLFEKNPPLIQTKSDVIYSNLNDPISIEVNDESVLKDIKVTLFKANELNGEILVNEHVKGAKKNVHFDLKLPKLAYKEKVDSYKLVIEASDGSFWNFFLGNQAFKEVKIIVDTKRPLVEVLNNSYQIEQGGVGSVVFKASDENLQEVYITTDKDKIFKATPYVKEGYYAALIPWQATDEHFRAYVVAIDKAGNINKQRIRYYFANKKYRVSNIKVSDRFLDGKIEFLAQKYAPKDRELSRLEKFKFVNEDLRASNEVIIHDITSKVPDTMINNFKVNLFKPLKNGQKVADYADHRFYSYNSQAFSSSYHMGLDLASVKEAPIISNNDGEVVFVQENGIYGLNIIIYHGFGIYTLYGHCTNTEVNVGDKIKAGDVVGTTGTTGLALGDHVHFGVLIQGVEVRPEQWQDAKWIKENIYNVLESSKKRILSE; encoded by the coding sequence ATGGTTTTTGCACGTAAAAGATCAAGTAAGAAATGGATTTTTATAATTTTTTTAATACTTTTGGCTTTTTTAGTATTTATTTTAAATACTAACTTGTTTGAAAAAAACCCTCCATTAATTCAAACAAAATCAGATGTTATTTATAGTAATTTAAACGATCCTATTTCGATAGAAGTAAATGATGAGAGTGTTTTAAAAGATATTAAAGTTACCTTGTTTAAAGCAAATGAATTAAATGGAGAAATACTTGTAAATGAGCATGTTAAAGGTGCAAAGAAAAATGTTCATTTTGATTTAAAATTACCAAAACTAGCTTATAAAGAAAAAGTTGATTCGTATAAACTTGTTATTGAAGCAAGCGATGGTAGTTTTTGGAATTTTTTTTTAGGAAATCAAGCATTTAAAGAAGTAAAAATTATTGTAGATACGAAAAGACCACTTGTAGAAGTTTTAAATAATTCTTATCAAATCGAACAAGGTGGAGTAGGCAGTGTGGTATTTAAAGCAAGTGATGAAAATTTACAAGAAGTTTATATCACAACCGATAAAGATAAAATTTTTAAAGCAACTCCTTATGTAAAAGAAGGGTATTACGCTGCTTTGATTCCTTGGCAGGCAACTGATGAGCATTTTAGGGCTTATGTGGTAGCTATAGATAAGGCAGGTAATATAAATAAACAAAGAATCAGATATTATTTTGCCAACAAAAAATATCGTGTGTCTAATATAAAAGTAAGTGATAGATTTTTAGATGGTAAGATTGAATTTTTAGCACAAAAATATGCTCCAAAAGATAGAGAATTAAGTAGGCTTGAAAAATTCAAATTTGTAAATGAAGATTTAAGAGCTTCTAATGAAGTTATTATCCATGATATTACAAGTAAAGTTCCTGATACTATGATTAATAATTTTAAAGTCAATCTTTTTAAACCTTTAAAAAATGGTCAAAAAGTAGCCGATTATGCTGATCATAGATTTTATTCTTATAATAGTCAAGCATTTAGTAGTTCTTACCACATGGGGCTTGATTTAGCAAGTGTAAAAGAAGCACCTATTATTAGCAACAATGATGGTGAAGTAGTTTTTGTGCAAGAAAATGGAATTTATGGATTAAATATTATCATTTATCATGGTTTTGGAATTTACACTCTGTATGGACATTGTACCAATACAGAAGTGAATGTAGGAGATAAAATTAAAGCTGGAGATGTTGTAGGCACGACAGGTACTACGGGATTAGCACTTGGGGATCATGTGCATTTTGGTGTTTTGATACAAGGTGTTGAGGTGCGTCCTGAGCAATGGCAAGATGCAAAATGGATCAAAGAAAATATTTATAATGTATTAGAATCAAGTAAAAAAAGAATATTGAGTGAATAA
- the lpxC gene encoding UDP-3-O-acyl-N-acetylglucosamine deacetylase → MNQTTIAREVKGVGIGLHKGEPISIKLEPLEAGVGIVFYRSDLGISYEAKPENVIDTQMATVIGDHRGYVSTIEHLMSAINAYGIDNVRIVLDANEAPVMDGSSIGFCMMLEEAGIKELDMAKKILVIKKPVEVKEGNKFVRLSPTDMPIINYTIEFDNPIIGKQNYCFEFSKENYINEIARARTFGFLKDVQALRAMNLGLGGSLENAVVIDDNRILNSEGLRFKDEFVRHKILDAIGDLTLLGCRVFGDYTSYAGSHKLNHLLTKELLKDSSAYEVVSLEKSAYKVYEKVFA, encoded by the coding sequence ATGAATCAAACAACAATAGCAAGAGAAGTTAAAGGTGTTGGTATAGGTTTGCATAAGGGTGAGCCTATTAGTATAAAATTAGAGCCACTAGAAGCTGGTGTTGGTATAGTTTTTTATAGAAGCGACTTAGGAATTTCTTATGAAGCAAAACCTGAAAATGTCATCGATACGCAAATGGCTACTGTAATAGGTGATCATAGGGGTTATGTTTCTACTATAGAGCATTTAATGAGTGCCATTAATGCTTATGGTATTGATAATGTGCGTATAGTTTTGGATGCCAACGAAGCTCCTGTAATGGATGGTAGTAGTATAGGTTTTTGTATGATGCTTGAAGAAGCAGGTATAAAAGAGCTTGATATGGCTAAAAAAATTCTAGTGATAAAAAAACCTGTAGAAGTAAAAGAAGGTAATAAATTTGTACGTTTAAGCCCTACTGATATGCCTATTATAAACTATACAATCGAATTTGATAATCCTATCATAGGTAAGCAAAATTATTGTTTTGAATTTAGTAAAGAAAATTATATCAATGAAATCGCAAGAGCAAGAACCTTTGGGTTTTTAAAAGATGTTCAAGCTTTAAGAGCTATGAATTTAGGTCTTGGTGGAAGTTTAGAAAACGCAGTTGTGATTGATGATAACCGTATCTTAAATTCTGAAGGTTTGCGTTTTAAAGATGAATTTGTGCGCCATAAAATTTTAGATGCTATCGGAGATTTAACCTTGCTTGGATGCAGAGTTTTTGGAGATTATACTTCTTATGCGGGTTCACACAAGCTTAATCATCTTTTAACCAAAGAACTTTTAAAAGATTCTAGTGCTTATGAAGTGGTAAGTTTGGAAAAAAGTGCGTATAAAGTTTATGAAAAGGTTTTTGCATAA
- a CDS encoding glycoprotease encodes MLGIYENDVLIKTIESDLKVSEVLAKILQDLLSQYEFEKLIYVHGPGSYMGIKISYVSFKTLAVVKNIPLKAISAFELNNNTPITANKHLCFVKKDNDEIILEKTQAGSFFMPQSLKGLNFSKENTPFYVLDAIN; translated from the coding sequence ATGCTTGGTATTTATGAAAATGACGTATTAATAAAAACTATCGAGAGTGATTTAAAAGTTAGCGAAGTTTTGGCAAAAATATTGCAAGATTTACTTTCACAATATGAGTTTGAAAAGCTTATTTACGTGCATGGACCAGGCTCTTACATGGGTATAAAGATTTCTTATGTTTCTTTTAAAACACTAGCTGTAGTTAAAAACATTCCTTTAAAGGCAATTAGTGCTTTTGAGTTAAACAATAACACTCCTATAACAGCTAATAAACATTTATGTTTTGTGAAAAAAGATAACGATGAAATTATTTTAGAAAAGACACAAGCGGGAAGTTTTTTTATGCCCCAAAGTTTAAAAGGTTTAAATTTCAGCAAAGAAAATACACCTTTTTATGTTTTAGATGCGATTAATTAA
- the thrB gene encoding homoserine kinase, whose translation MKILVPATSANLGPGFDCLGLSLKYFNQTIVEKSKFFSISIHGEGENNIYLKKNNTFVNIFYEIYQRLSGKKDNFRFVFQNNIPLARGMGSSSAVIVGAIACAYELSGFKADKNTILNEALKYENHPDNIAPAALGGFICALTHNEKVLAIKKEVDKDLQAVITIPNVAMNTQKSRAVLAKKINLEDSVFNLCHASFLTACFLEKKYDLLKYASLDKLHQNQRMKLLPELFEVQKLALDNNALMSTLSGSGSSFFTLAYKDDAKKIKEKIKNKFAKFRVELLEFDDEGFKIC comes from the coding sequence ATGAAGATTTTAGTTCCTGCAACAAGTGCAAATTTGGGTCCTGGTTTTGATTGTTTGGGTTTGAGTTTAAAATATTTTAATCAAACTATAGTCGAAAAATCTAAATTTTTTAGTATTAGCATACACGGGGAAGGTGAAAATAATATCTATCTTAAAAAAAACAATACCTTTGTTAATATTTTTTATGAAATTTATCAAAGACTTAGTGGTAAAAAAGATAATTTTCGCTTTGTTTTTCAAAACAATATCCCTTTAGCTAGAGGTATGGGAAGCTCTTCTGCTGTGATAGTTGGAGCTATTGCTTGTGCTTATGAATTAAGTGGGTTTAAAGCGGATAAAAATACCATTTTAAATGAAGCTTTAAAATATGAAAACCATCCAGATAACATAGCTCCAGCAGCACTTGGGGGTTTTATATGTGCATTAACTCATAATGAAAAAGTTTTAGCTATAAAAAAAGAAGTGGATAAAGACTTACAAGCTGTTATAACCATACCAAATGTAGCGATGAATACTCAAAAATCAAGAGCAGTTTTAGCTAAAAAAATCAACCTAGAAGATAGTGTTTTTAATCTTTGTCATGCTTCATTTTTAACCGCTTGCTTTTTAGAGAAAAAATATGATTTATTAAAATATGCAAGTTTAGATAAACTTCATCAAAACCAAAGAATGAAACTTTTGCCCGAGCTTTTTGAGGTGCAAAAATTAGCTTTAGATAATAATGCTCTCATGAGCACGCTCTCGGGTTCAGGCTCAAGTTTTTTCACTCTAGCTTATAAAGATGATGCTAAAAAAATCAAAGAAAAAATCAAAAATAAATTTGCTAAATTTAGAGTTGAGCTTTTAGAATTTGATGATGAGGGTTTTAAAATTTGCTAA
- a CDS encoding DUF448 domain-containing protein — protein sequence MKNHIPIRMCIVCKGRYEKQSLRQFQIKNSQIITKVEFGRSLYICNSCFNKDDKTLQRAFMRACKGNFHGNINQQDLKEIFFNGRCKD from the coding sequence TTGAAAAATCATATACCCATTAGAATGTGCATTGTTTGCAAAGGCCGTTATGAAAAGCAAAGTTTGCGTCAATTCCAAATAAAAAATTCTCAAATTATCACTAAAGTGGAATTTGGCAGGAGTTTGTATATTTGTAATTCATGTTTTAATAAAGATGATAAAACATTGCAAAGGGCTTTTATGAGAGCTTGCAAAGGCAATTTTCATGGTAATATAAATCAGCAGGATTTAAAGGAGATATTTTTTAATGGCAGATGTAAAGATTAG
- the infB gene encoding translation initiation factor IF-2, whose product MADVKISEIAQELGYTSKEIIEKANEMGLEDIKSPNKKVSSEIAEAIYQYVQSGEILDVVKKVAKPKKESTAKKTTKKEESKKEEKKTTIKKEGKSSVKAVSEKKDEIKKEEKQPENPIKNEVLEEKKEEIKLDEKLGSNLNLAKRRGLVIVKKKKEESKEAQINKEEKASTQATQGLSLSMIFSNSDESLKRKKKEKKNHPVVSKKESTTKMDLLGDKDFADISLEDDDMVVLPDFSVKENKPAQPANKKQPNILKQSLNNSINPFGEGGIQRRSRKKPPKKVEKKESEAITSVSIPKEIRVYEFAEKLGKNTGEVISKLFMLGMMTTKNDFLDEDAIEILAAEFGVEINIIDEADEFDYVKDYDENQTEENLSQRAPVITIMGHVDHGKTSLLDYIRKSRIASGEAGGITQHVGAYMVEKNGRKITFIDTPGHEAFTAMRARGASITDIVIIVVAADDGVKPQTKEAINHAKAANVPIIIAINKMDKENANPDMVKTQLAEMDIMPVEWGGSHEFVPVSAKKGDGIEDLLEIVLLQADILELKANPKAHAKASIIESSVQKGRGPVATIIVQNGTLRVGNTVVAGEAYGKVRAMSDDQGKALKEIGPGECGVIIGLSEVADAGETLIAVDSDKQAREYANKRHEYNRQKELSKSTKVSIDELGAKIKEGNLKALPVILKADVQGSLEAIKASLEKLKNDEIKVNIIHSGVGGITQSDIELASASENSIVLGFNIRPTGEIKERAKDKGVEIKTYNVIYNLLDDVKALLGGMMSPIISEEQLGQAEIRQVINVPKLGQIAGCMVTEGTINRGAKIRLIRDGVVVFEGNVSSLKRFKDDVREVAKGYECGVGIEGCNDMRVGDYIESYKEVEEQVSL is encoded by the coding sequence ATGGCAGATGTAAAGATTAGCGAGATCGCTCAAGAGTTAGGATATACAAGCAAAGAAATTATAGAAAAAGCCAATGAAATGGGCTTGGAAGATATCAAATCCCCTAACAAAAAAGTATCTTCTGAAATTGCAGAAGCGATTTATCAATATGTTCAATCAGGCGAAATACTAGATGTGGTAAAAAAAGTAGCCAAACCTAAAAAAGAAAGCACAGCAAAAAAAACTACTAAAAAAGAAGAAAGTAAAAAAGAAGAGAAAAAAACCACTATTAAAAAAGAAGGTAAAAGCTCTGTTAAAGCAGTAAGTGAAAAAAAAGATGAAATAAAAAAAGAAGAAAAACAACCTGAAAATCCTATAAAAAATGAAGTATTAGAAGAGAAAAAAGAAGAAATTAAACTCGATGAAAAGCTAGGTTCTAATTTAAATTTAGCCAAAAGAAGAGGCTTAGTCATCGTTAAAAAGAAAAAAGAAGAAAGTAAAGAAGCTCAAATAAACAAAGAAGAAAAAGCTAGCACACAAGCTACTCAAGGTCTAAGTCTTAGTATGATTTTTTCAAATTCAGATGAGAGTTTAAAAAGAAAGAAAAAAGAAAAGAAAAATCATCCTGTAGTAAGCAAAAAAGAAAGCACTACTAAAATGGATCTTTTAGGAGATAAAGATTTTGCTGATATTTCTTTAGAAGATGATGATATGGTAGTTTTACCTGATTTTAGTGTAAAAGAAAACAAACCAGCACAACCAGCAAATAAAAAACAACCAAATATCTTAAAACAATCTTTAAATAATTCTATCAATCCATTTGGCGAGGGTGGCATACAAAGAAGAAGTCGTAAAAAACCACCTAAAAAAGTAGAGAAAAAAGAAAGTGAAGCGATCACAAGTGTAAGCATACCTAAAGAAATTCGTGTGTATGAATTTGCTGAAAAACTTGGTAAAAATACCGGAGAAGTTATCTCTAAACTTTTCATGCTTGGTATGATGACGACTAAAAATGACTTTTTAGATGAGGATGCTATAGAAATTCTTGCAGCTGAATTTGGAGTGGAGATTAATATCATTGATGAGGCTGATGAGTTTGATTATGTAAAAGATTATGATGAAAATCAAACAGAAGAAAATTTAAGCCAAAGAGCTCCGGTTATCACTATCATGGGGCATGTGGATCATGGTAAAACTTCTTTGCTTGATTATATTAGAAAATCACGCATTGCAAGTGGTGAAGCAGGTGGGATCACTCAGCATGTTGGTGCTTATATGGTGGAAAAAAATGGTAGAAAAATCACTTTTATCGATACTCCAGGCCATGAGGCATTTACTGCTATGCGTGCAAGGGGAGCTAGTATAACGGATATTGTTATTATCGTAGTAGCTGCAGATGATGGGGTAAAACCACAAACTAAAGAAGCGATTAATCATGCAAAAGCAGCTAATGTGCCTATTATCATCGCTATTAATAAAATGGATAAAGAAAACGCAAATCCTGACATGGTAAAAACCCAGCTAGCAGAAATGGATATCATGCCAGTAGAATGGGGTGGAAGTCATGAGTTTGTGCCAGTTTCAGCTAAAAAGGGTGATGGTATAGAGGATTTACTTGAAATTGTATTGTTACAAGCTGATATTTTAGAGCTTAAAGCAAATCCAAAAGCCCATGCTAAAGCAAGTATTATAGAATCTTCAGTGCAAAAAGGTAGAGGTCCTGTGGCTACTATCATCGTACAAAATGGTACTTTAAGAGTGGGAAATACAGTCGTAGCAGGGGAAGCTTATGGTAAAGTGCGTGCTATGAGCGATGATCAAGGTAAAGCTTTAAAAGAAATAGGCCCAGGTGAGTGCGGAGTGATCATAGGTCTTAGTGAAGTAGCTGATGCAGGAGAAACGCTAATAGCTGTAGATAGCGATAAACAAGCAAGAGAATACGCTAATAAACGCCATGAATACAACCGCCAAAAAGAACTAAGCAAATCCACTAAAGTAAGCATAGATGAGCTTGGTGCAAAAATCAAAGAAGGCAATTTAAAAGCCCTTCCTGTGATCTTAAAAGCAGATGTGCAAGGTTCACTTGAAGCGATTAAAGCTAGTTTAGAAAAACTCAAAAACGATGAGATTAAGGTTAATATCATCCATAGTGGGGTAGGTGGGATTACTCAAAGTGATATAGAGCTTGCAAGTGCTAGTGAAAACTCTATCGTTTTAGGCTTTAATATACGCCCAACTGGTGAGATCAAAGAACGCGCTAAAGATAAAGGCGTAGAGATAAAAACTTATAATGTTATTTACAATTTGCTTGATGATGTAAAAGCCTTACTAGGCGGTATGATGAGTCCTATCATCTCTGAAGAACAACTTGGTCAAGCTGAAATTCGCCAAGTGATCAATGTACCAAAACTAGGACAAATTGCAGGTTGTATGGTAACAGAAGGCACGATCAATCGTGGTGCGAAAATCAGGCTCATTAGAGATGGGGTTGTGGTATTTGAAGGTAATGTAAGCTCGCTCAAACGCTTTAAAGATGATGTAAGAGAAGTTGCAAAAGGCTATGAATGCGGTGTAGGTATAGAAGGTTGTAATGATATGAGAGTGGGGGATTATATAGAAAGTTACAAAGAAGTTGAGGAACAAGTAAGCCTATGA
- the rbfA gene encoding 30S ribosome-binding factor RbfA codes for MNPAEIKKLRTESILKELIPEALANLDNEALKNLCVVDVECKKGRYDAFVYLDKMFFNTQEQEIILNQLKKAARALQNYCMSEQGWYRCPNFHFKFDDRLEYQNHMDALFEKIKKEQNES; via the coding sequence ATGAATCCAGCTGAAATCAAAAAGCTACGCACAGAAAGCATTTTAAAAGAACTTATACCAGAAGCTTTAGCAAATTTAGACAACGAAGCTTTAAAAAATTTGTGCGTAGTGGATGTAGAGTGTAAAAAAGGCAGATATGATGCTTTTGTGTATTTAGATAAAATGTTTTTTAATACCCAAGAGCAAGAAATCATACTCAACCAACTCAAAAAAGCCGCCCGTGCTTTGCAAAATTACTGCATGAGTGAGCAAGGGTGGTATAGATGTCCGAATTTTCACTTTAAATTTGATGATAGATTAGAGTATCAAAACCATATGGATGCTTTATTTGAAAAAATCAAAAAGGAACAAAATGAATCTTGA
- the rimP gene encoding ribosome maturation factor RimP, protein MNLEALCKEAGLSFYDDELVSENGRKIYRIYVQKEGGVNLDDCARLSEILSPIFDVEPPVSGEYFLEVSSCGLERKLSKIEHFAKSINELVKITTSEKEKIEAKIIAVDDENITLENLETQEKTTINFSDIRKAKTFIQW, encoded by the coding sequence ATGAATCTTGAAGCACTTTGTAAAGAAGCAGGACTTAGCTTTTATGATGATGAGCTAGTAAGTGAAAATGGTAGAAAGATTTATAGAATTTATGTGCAAAAAGAAGGCGGGGTAAATCTTGATGATTGTGCTAGACTTAGTGAGATTTTATCGCCTATTTTTGATGTAGAGCCACCTGTGAGCGGGGAGTATTTTTTAGAAGTATCAAGCTGTGGGCTTGAGAGAAAACTTAGCAAAATCGAGCATTTTGCAAAAAGCATTAATGAGCTTGTAAAAATCACAACTAGTGAAAAAGAAAAAATCGAAGCAAAAATCATCGCTGTAGATGATGAAAATATCACTTTAGAAAATTTAGAAACTCAAGAAAAAACTACTATAAATTTTAGCGACATAAGAAAAGCTAAAACCTTCATACAATGGTAA